The following coding sequences are from one Gemmatimonadota bacterium window:
- a CDS encoding 3-keto-5-aminohexanoate cleavage protein: protein MNKLIITVAPIGSFSFKSDTPHLPVTPSELIEDGIKCWEAGASILHYHARDKDQKPCLDYQFFATVLEGLRKHTKLIIQISTGFRFPTHRDDRIRAVDLRPDMMSLNVGSVNLARGPYINDPVDVQYYAGKMIEYGVKPEIECFDVSHIHAGMTLMKKGLIKDPPYFDFVMGVQNALPYAPQHLIHMIGTLPPGALWSVIGVAKARLARLRPRHCPGRQLARWPRGQHLLLV from the coding sequence ATGAACAAACTGATTATTACCGTGGCCCCGATTGGCTCGTTCTCGTTCAAGTCGGACACGCCGCACTTGCCGGTGACGCCGAGTGAACTGATCGAAGACGGGATCAAGTGCTGGGAGGCCGGCGCCAGCATCCTGCACTACCACGCCCGCGACAAAGACCAGAAGCCGTGTCTCGACTACCAGTTCTTTGCCACGGTCCTGGAAGGGCTCCGGAAGCATACCAAGCTGATCATCCAAATCTCGACCGGCTTCCGGTTCCCAACCCACCGCGACGACCGGATCCGGGCCGTTGACCTCCGCCCCGACATGATGAGCCTGAACGTCGGCTCGGTCAATCTGGCCCGGGGACCATACATCAACGACCCCGTCGATGTCCAGTACTACGCCGGGAAGATGATCGAATACGGCGTCAAACCAGAAATCGAGTGTTTCGACGTGAGCCATATCCACGCCGGCATGACCCTGATGAAGAAAGGGCTGATCAAGGATCCGCCGTACTTCGACTTCGTGATGGGCGTCCAGAACGCGCTGCCCTACGCCCCCCAACACCTGATTCACATGATCGGTACCCTGCCGCCAGGGGCCCTCTGGAGCGTCATCGGCGTGGCCAAGGCCCGGCTTGCCCGCCTCCGCCCTCGGCATTGTCCTGGGCGGCAACTCGCGCGTTGGCCTCGAGGACAACATCTTCTACTCGTATAA
- a CDS encoding M20/M25/M40 family metallo-hydrolase, whose amino-acid sequence MARLRLLALLALLPLSLSAQVVQERLDLDALRRIKDEGMNRSEVMATAGYLADVIGPRPQGSTAVKQANHWTADRLRAWGLANVVVEPWGTWGRGWERVRYAANLTKPYPQPLVAQPMGWSGSTKGTIKAPVVILDATDSASFPKYRGTLKGKFVLFGEPPKLQPNFYIEPWPFLAMEDPPRRRRLSQEDLDNPNLKPDFAWSPLATRLERRKAGDRYADVFRQLKGEDIAALILCSPLPYNIIRVMAVPGWQDVRQAKEGAPIAAMVASFEQFGQMYRNIKRGIPVELEAAIENRFVTDDSLGYNTLAELPGTDLAAESVMFGGHLDSWHAGTGATDNAAGVAIGMEAIRILKAAGLKPRRIIRLGVWTSEEGRHLGVAGWVAKHRDQWPKISAYFNVDNGAGRLRGLWDQSNPFIAPIFQQIFAPVRDLGVMVIKQGNVGGNEHQDFDDVGIPGFTYLQDPLEYVLRSHHTNADTFERLIEDDLKQAAIVLAWTAYTVANRDEMIPRKR is encoded by the coding sequence ATGGCCCGGCTTCGTCTTCTCGCCTTGCTCGCCTTGCTCCCGCTGTCGCTCTCGGCTCAGGTGGTCCAGGAACGGCTCGACCTCGACGCGCTCCGCCGGATCAAGGACGAAGGTATGAACCGGTCCGAGGTCATGGCCACCGCCGGCTACCTCGCCGACGTCATCGGGCCCAGGCCCCAGGGGTCCACCGCCGTCAAACAGGCCAACCACTGGACCGCCGACCGGCTCCGGGCCTGGGGCCTCGCCAACGTCGTCGTCGAGCCCTGGGGCACCTGGGGCCGGGGCTGGGAGCGGGTCCGCTACGCCGCCAACCTCACCAAGCCTTACCCCCAGCCGCTGGTAGCGCAACCGATGGGCTGGAGCGGGAGCACCAAGGGCACCATCAAGGCCCCGGTCGTCATTCTCGACGCCACCGACTCGGCGTCGTTCCCAAAATACCGCGGTACGCTGAAGGGCAAGTTCGTCCTGTTTGGCGAACCCCCCAAGCTCCAGCCGAATTTCTACATCGAACCGTGGCCCTTCCTCGCGATGGAGGACCCGCCGCGCCGCCGCCGGCTGTCGCAGGAAGACCTCGACAATCCGAATCTCAAGCCCGACTTCGCCTGGTCCCCCCTGGCGACCCGGCTCGAACGGCGGAAGGCCGGAGACCGCTATGCCGACGTGTTCCGCCAGCTCAAGGGTGAAGATATCGCCGCTCTGATCCTTTGCTCGCCGCTGCCCTACAATATCATTCGGGTCATGGCCGTGCCCGGCTGGCAGGACGTCCGCCAAGCCAAAGAGGGCGCCCCGATCGCGGCGATGGTCGCTTCTTTCGAACAGTTCGGCCAAATGTACCGGAACATCAAGCGGGGCATTCCGGTCGAGCTCGAGGCGGCGATCGAGAACCGGTTCGTGACCGACGATTCCCTGGGCTATAACACCCTTGCCGAGCTTCCGGGTACCGATCTGGCGGCCGAATCGGTGATGTTCGGCGGTCATCTTGATAGCTGGCACGCGGGGACCGGGGCCACCGACAACGCCGCCGGCGTGGCGATCGGAATGGAGGCCATCCGGATTCTCAAGGCAGCTGGCCTCAAACCCCGTCGCATCATTCGCCTCGGCGTCTGGACCTCGGAGGAAGGCCGCCACCTCGGCGTCGCCGGTTGGGTGGCCAAGCACCGGGATCAATGGCCCAAGATCTCCGCATATTTCAACGTCGACAACGGCGCCGGCCGGCTCCGGGGGCTTTGGGACCAGTCGAATCCGTTCATCGCGCCGATCTTTCAGCAGATCTTCGCCCCGGTGCGCGACCTAGGGGTGATGGTCATCAAACAGGGCAATGTCGGCGGCAACGAGCATCAGGACTTCGACGACGTCGGGATTCCCGGGTTCACCTACCTCCAGGATCCGCTCGAATACGTTCTGCGAAGCCACCATACCAACGCCGACACCTTCGAGCGGCTGATCGAGGATGATCTCAAGCAGGCCGCCATTGTTCTCGCCTGGACTGCCTATACCGTCGCCAACCGCGATGAGATGATTCCCCGGAAGCGGTGA
- a CDS encoding L-lactate permease: MTSPWPQVYDPLGHPLLSALLAAIPVVALLASLAWFRLKAPVAAAIGLGSALVLAVALLGMPPSMALASTGFGAAYGLFPIGWIVLNVLFLYRLAEDRGLLDVLRRSIAGLTDDPRLQLLLIAFSFGAFVEGAAGFGTPVAVTGGLLIALGFSPLQASALSLIANTAPVAFGALGTPIIALQAVTGLDLHELSAQVGRQLPWFSVIVPFWLVAAYAGFKGLKEVWPAVLVAGVTFAVPQYLMATYHGPWLVDIVAAVSSMAGLTLFLKIWRPKTAGPRVAATAKPSGPTTAQAWLPWAVLSVLVFAWGIPAVKSLLNGISAPKVPVPGLHNLVQRTAPVVATPAAEGAIFTLNWLSATGTAILIAALVTAVMLRYRPGEVVRAYGKTFLAVRTSLVTIAVMMALGYLTRYSGLDAILGLAFARTGAFYPFFGTLLGWLGVALTGSDTSSNVLFGSLQRITAEQLGLNPTLMAAANSSGGVMGKMIDAQSIVVAGVVTKYEGKEGEILRYVFFHSIALASLVGLLVTWQAR; this comes from the coding sequence ATGACGAGTCCATGGCCTCAGGTCTACGATCCGCTGGGGCACCCGCTGCTGTCGGCGCTGCTGGCCGCCATTCCGGTCGTGGCGCTGCTAGCCTCGCTGGCCTGGTTTCGCCTCAAGGCCCCGGTGGCAGCGGCCATCGGGCTCGGCTCCGCCCTGGTCCTCGCGGTGGCCCTGCTCGGAATGCCGCCATCGATGGCGTTGGCCAGCACCGGATTCGGAGCGGCCTACGGCCTGTTCCCGATCGGCTGGATCGTGCTGAACGTCCTGTTTCTCTATCGGTTGGCCGAGGACCGGGGGCTCTTGGATGTGCTCCGGCGAAGCATTGCCGGCTTGACTGACGACCCACGGCTGCAACTGTTGCTGATCGCGTTCAGTTTCGGTGCGTTTGTCGAGGGTGCCGCCGGATTCGGCACCCCGGTCGCGGTCACCGGCGGGTTGCTCATTGCGTTGGGCTTTTCGCCGCTCCAGGCCTCGGCCCTGTCGCTGATTGCCAACACGGCACCGGTCGCGTTCGGGGCGTTAGGCACTCCGATCATCGCCCTCCAAGCCGTGACGGGCCTCGACCTCCATGAGTTATCGGCCCAGGTCGGGCGGCAGCTTCCCTGGTTTTCGGTCATCGTTCCGTTCTGGCTGGTGGCCGCCTACGCCGGATTCAAGGGCCTCAAGGAAGTCTGGCCCGCCGTTCTGGTCGCGGGGGTCACCTTTGCGGTACCGCAGTACCTGATGGCGACGTACCACGGACCGTGGTTGGTGGATATCGTCGCCGCGGTATCGTCGATGGCGGGCCTCACGTTGTTCCTCAAAATCTGGCGTCCGAAGACCGCCGGACCCAGGGTGGCCGCCACGGCCAAGCCAAGCGGCCCGACCACAGCCCAGGCGTGGCTCCCCTGGGCTGTGCTCAGCGTTTTGGTCTTTGCCTGGGGCATTCCGGCGGTGAAGAGTCTGCTCAACGGTATCTCGGCACCGAAAGTTCCGGTGCCGGGCCTCCACAACTTGGTCCAGCGAACCGCCCCGGTGGTGGCCACCCCGGCCGCCGAGGGGGCGATCTTCACCTTGAACTGGCTCTCGGCAACCGGGACGGCCATCCTGATCGCGGCGCTCGTGACCGCGGTCATGCTTCGCTATCGGCCGGGCGAGGTGGTCCGCGCCTACGGGAAGACGTTCCTGGCGGTGCGAACGTCGCTGGTGACGATTGCCGTGATGATGGCGCTGGGCTACCTCACCCGGTATAGCGGGCTCGACGCGATTCTCGGACTGGCGTTCGCCCGGACCGGCGCCTTCTATCCCTTCTTTGGCACCCTGCTCGGTTGGCTCGGCGTGGCGCTAACCGGATCCGATACGTCCTCCAATGTTCTGTTCGGGAGCCTCCAGCGAATCACCGCCGAGCAGCTCGGACTAAATCCAACTCTGATGGCGGCGGCGAACTCCTCGGGCGGCGTTATGGGCAAGATGATCGACGCGCAGAGCATCGTGGTGGCCGGGGTGGTGACGAAATATGAAGGCAAGGAGGGAGAAATCCTCCGGTATGTCTTCTTCCATAGCATCGCGTTGGCCTCGCTGGTCGGCTTGCTGGTGACCTGGCAAGCCCGCTGA
- a CDS encoding dipeptide epimerase yields the protein MNDNQLLRCAVTTERWPYHTPFRIARGVETELGVIVVRLTDARGQTGWGEASGVDYEGESLASMIAQIDQVRRGLTDGLTRAALQDLLPAGGARNAVDCALWDLEAKTSGIPAWRTAGLDQVGPVTTAMTIGIGSDAEVRTKARAIRDWPLIKMKADAVSHLGPVRIAHEECPSARFIVDANQSWTVDLLNQLGPELAALNVALIEQPVKKGTDRQLAGYTGTIPLAADESCVDRSSLPGLVGLYHVVNIKLDKTGGLTEALALAADARARGLGIMIGCMAGTSLAMAPGAVIAQQAQFIDLDGPLLHSSDRPNGLRYERGVMSFPTPALWG from the coding sequence ATGAACGACAACCAACTGCTGCGATGCGCCGTCACCACTGAACGGTGGCCCTACCACACGCCGTTCCGGATCGCCCGCGGAGTGGAAACCGAACTCGGGGTCATCGTCGTCCGTCTGACGGACGCGCGGGGCCAAACGGGCTGGGGAGAGGCCTCGGGCGTCGACTACGAGGGCGAATCCCTCGCCTCGATGATCGCTCAGATCGACCAGGTCCGCCGCGGGTTGACCGACGGTCTCACCCGGGCGGCGCTCCAAGACCTGCTGCCGGCCGGCGGAGCCCGGAACGCGGTCGACTGTGCCCTTTGGGATCTCGAAGCCAAGACTAGCGGGATTCCAGCGTGGCGCACCGCCGGTCTCGATCAGGTGGGGCCGGTGACGACCGCCATGACGATCGGGATCGGTTCCGACGCGGAGGTCCGCACCAAGGCCCGGGCCATCCGGGATTGGCCGCTGATCAAGATGAAGGCCGACGCCGTCTCCCATCTCGGCCCCGTCCGGATCGCCCATGAGGAATGTCCTTCCGCCCGGTTCATCGTGGACGCCAATCAGAGTTGGACCGTGGACTTGCTGAACCAACTCGGGCCCGAGTTGGCGGCGCTGAATGTCGCGCTGATCGAGCAACCCGTGAAGAAGGGCACCGACCGGCAATTGGCCGGGTATACCGGCACCATCCCGCTCGCGGCCGATGAATCCTGTGTCGATCGGTCGTCACTGCCGGGACTGGTTGGACTCTACCACGTGGTCAACATCAAGCTCGACAAGACCGGCGGGCTGACCGAGGCGCTGGCCTTAGCCGCCGACGCCCGGGCCCGGGGCCTTGGCATCATGATCGGCTGCATGGCGGGCACCTCGCTCGCCATGGCTCCTGGTGCCGTCATCGCGCAGCAGGCCCAGTTCATCGACCTTGACGGCCCGTTGCTCCACTCCTCCGACCGGCCCAATGGTCTCCGCTACGAGCGCGGCGTCATGTCGTTCCCAACGCCGGCGTTGTGGGGCTGA